A window from Canis lupus familiaris isolate Mischka breed German Shepherd chromosome 18, alternate assembly UU_Cfam_GSD_1.0, whole genome shotgun sequence encodes these proteins:
- the SCYL1 gene encoding N-terminal kinase-like protein isoform X3 has product MWFFARDPVRDFPFELSPDPPEGGPPGPWVLHRGRKKATGSPVSIFVYDVKPGADEQTQVAKAAFKRLKTLRHPNILAYIDGLETDKCLHVVTEAVTPLGMYLKERAEAGGLKELELSWGLHQIVKALSFLVNDCSLIHNNICMAAVFVDRAGEWKLGGLDYMYSAQGNGGGPPRKGVPELEQYDPPELADGSGRAVREKWSADMWRLGCLIWEVFNGPLPRAAALRNPGKIPKSLVPHYCELVGANPKVRPNPARFLQNCRAPGGFMNNRFVETNLFLEEIQIKEPAEKQKFFQELSKSLDSFPEDFCRHRVLPQLLTAFEFGNAGAVVLTPLFKVGKFLNAEEYQQKIIPVVVKMFSSTDRAMRIRLLQQMEQFIQYLDEPTVNTQIFPHVVHGFLDTNPAIREQTVKSMLLLAPKLNEANLNVELMKHFARLQAKDEQGPIRCNTTVCLGKIGSYLNASTRHRVLTSAFSRATKDPFAPSRVAGVLGFAATHNLYSMNDCAHKILPVLCGLTVDPEKSVRDQAFKAIRSFLSKLESVSEDPTQLAEVEKDVHAASSPGMGGAAASWAGWAVTGVSSLTSKLIRAHPTAAPAEPNIPQRPTPEGLPALAPTLVPATSTTSGHWETQEESTDTAEDSSAADRWDDEDWGSLEQEAESVLAQQEDWSTGGQASRGGQTSNVDPKSPESDWSSWEAEGSWEQGWQEPSPPEPPPEGTRLASEYNWGGSEPSDKGDPFAAMSARREAGTQLRPDSWGDDNWEGLETESRQGKAELARKKREERRREMEAKRAEKKAAKGPMKLGTRKLD; this is encoded by the exons ATGTGGTTCTTTGCCCGGGACCCGGTCCGGGACTTCCCGTTCGAGCTCAGCCCGGACCCCCCAGAGGGCGGCCCGCCGGGGCCCTGGGTCCTGCACCGCGGCCGCAAGAAG gcCACAGGCAGCCCGGTGTCCATCTTCGTGTATGACGTGAAGCCCGGGGCCGATGAGCAGACCCAGGTGGCCAAGGCTGCCTTCAAGCGCCTCAAAACTCTCCGGCACCCCAACATTCTGGCCTACATCGATGGGCTGGAG ACGGACAAATGCCTCCATGTAGTGACAGAGGCAGTGACCCCACTGGGAATGTACCTCAAGGAGCGAGCGGAGGCTGGTGGCTTGAAGGAGCTGGAGCTCTCCTGGGGCCTACACCAGATTGTG AAAGCCCTCAGCTTCCTGGTAAATGACTGCAGCCTCATCCACAACAACATCTGCATGGCTGCCGTGTTCGTGGACCGTGCCGGCGAGTGGAAGCTGGGGGGTCTGGACTACATGTATTCGGCCCAGGGCAATGGTGGGGGACCCCCCCGGAAGGGGGTCCCCGAACTTGAGCAGTATGACCCCCCGGAGTTGGCTGATGGCAGTGGCAGAGCAGTTAGAGAGAAATG GTCAGCTGACATGTGGCGCTTGGGCTGCCTCATCTGGGAAGTCTTCAATGGGCCCCTACCTCGGGCGGCTGCCCTGCGCAACCCTGGGAAG ATCCCCAAATCGCTGGTGCCCCATTACTGTGAACTAGTTGGAGCCAACCCCAAGGTGCGTCCCAACCCAGCCCGCTTCCTGCAGAACTGCCGGGCACCCGGCGGCTTCATGAACAACCGCTTTGTGGAGACCAACCTCTTTTTGGAAGAGATTCAG ATCAAAGAGCCGGCTGAGAAGCAAAAGTTCTTCCAAGAGCTGAGCAAGAGCCTAGACTCTTTCCCTGAGGATTTCTGCCGGCACAGGGTACTGCCCCAGCTGCTGACCGCCTTCGAGTTTGGCAATGCGGGAGCCGTGGTCCTCACACCGCTCTTCAag GTGGGCAAGTTTCTCAACGCTGAGGAGTATCAGCAGAAGATCATCCCTGTTGTGGTCAAGATGTTCTCATCCACTGACCGGGCCATGCGCATCCGCCTCCTACAGCAG ATGGAACAGTTTATCCAGTACCTTGATGAGCCAACAGTCAACACACAGATCTTCCCCCACGTTGTACATGGCTTCCTGGACACCAACCCTGCCATCCGAGAGCAGACAGTCAAG TCCATGCTGCTTCTGGCCCCAAAGCTGAACGAGGCCAACCTCAATGTGGAGCTGATGAAGCATTTCGCGCGGCTGCAGGCCAAGGATGAACAGGGCCCCATTCGCTGCAACACTACCGTCTGCCTGGGCAAAATCGGCTCCTACCTCAATGCCAGT acTAGGCACAGGGTCCTCACCTCCGCCTTCAGCCGTGCCACTAAGGACCCCTTTGCACCTTCCCGGGTGGCGGGGGTCCTGGGTTTTGCTGCCACCCACAACCTCTACTCGATGAACGACTGTGCCCACAAGAtcctgcctgtgctctgtggCCTGACCGTGGATCCCGAGAAATCCGTGCGAGACCAG GCCTTCAAGGCCATTCGAAGCTTCCTGTCCAAACTGGAGTCTGTGTCAGAGGACCCCACCCAGCTGGCTGAAGTGG AAAAGGATGTCCATGCGGCCTCCAGCCCAGGAATGGGAGGAGCCGCAGCCAGCTGGGCAGGCTGGGCTGTGACAGGAGTCTCCTCGCTCACCTCCAAGCTGATCCGTGCGCACCCAACAGCTGCCCCGGCTGAGCCCAACATCCCCCAGAGACCCACACCTGAGG GACTTcctgccctggcccccaccctTGTCCCTGCCACGTCCACAACCTCAGGCCACTGGGAGACACAAGAGGAGAGCACAGACACAGCGGAGGACAGCAGTGCTGCCGACAGATGGGATGATGAAGATTGGGGCAGCCTGGAG CAGGAGGCCGAATCTGTGTTGGCCCAGCAGGAAGACTGGAGTACTGGGGGCCAGGCTAGCCGTGGTGGGCAG ACCAGCAATGTGGACCCCAAATCCCCTGAGTCAGACTGGAGCAGCTGGGAAGCCGAGGGCTCATGGGAGCAGGGCTGGCAGGAGCCAAGTCCCCCAGAACCGCCCCCTGAGGGCACAAGGCTGGCCAGCGAGTATAACTGGGGTGGCTCGGAGCCCAGTGACAAAGGTGATCCCTTTGCTGCCATGTCTGCACGACGGGAGGCTGGCACCCAG CTGAGACCTGATTCTTGGGGCGATGACAACTGGGAGGGTCTGGAGACAGAGAGCC GGCAAGGGAAGGCTGAGCTGGCCCGGAAAAAGCGCGAGGAGCGGCGGCGAGAGATGGAGGCCAAACGCGCAGAGAAGAAGGCAGCCAAGGGTCCCATGAAGCTGGGGACCCGCAAGCTGGATTGA
- the SCYL1 gene encoding N-terminal kinase-like protein isoform X1, translating to MWFFARDPVRDFPFELSPDPPEGGPPGPWVLHRGRKKATGSPVSIFVYDVKPGADEQTQVAKAAFKRLKTLRHPNILAYIDGLETDKCLHVVTEAVTPLGMYLKERAEAGGLKELELSWGLHQIVKALSFLVNDCSLIHNNICMAAVFVDRAGEWKLGGLDYMYSAQGNGGGPPRKGVPELEQYDPPELADGSGRAVREKWSADMWRLGCLIWEVFNGPLPRAAALRNPGKIPKSLVPHYCELVGANPKVRPNPARFLQNCRAPGGFMNNRFVETNLFLEEIQIKEPAEKQKFFQELSKSLDSFPEDFCRHRVLPQLLTAFEFGNAGAVVLTPLFKVGKFLNAEEYQQKIIPVVVKMFSSTDRAMRIRLLQQMEQFIQYLDEPTVNTQIFPHVVHGFLDTNPAIREQTVKSMLLLAPKLNEANLNVELMKHFARLQAKDEQGPIRCNTTVCLGKIGSYLNASTRHRVLTSAFSRATKDPFAPSRVAGVLGFAATHNLYSMNDCAHKILPVLCGLTVDPEKSVRDQAFKAIRSFLSKLESVSEDPTQLAEVEKDVHAASSPGMGGAAASWAGWAVTGVSSLTSKLIRAHPTAAPAEPNIPQRPTPEGLPALAPTLVPATSTTSGHWETQEESTDTAEDSSAADRWDDEDWGSLEQEAESVLAQQEDWSTGGQASRGGQALPLHLQTSNVDPKSPESDWSSWEAEGSWEQGWQEPSPPEPPPEGTRLASEYNWGGSEPSDKGDPFAAMSARREAGTQLRPDSWGDDNWEGLETESRQGKAELARKKREERRREMEAKRAEKKAAKGPMKLGTRKLD from the exons ATGTGGTTCTTTGCCCGGGACCCGGTCCGGGACTTCCCGTTCGAGCTCAGCCCGGACCCCCCAGAGGGCGGCCCGCCGGGGCCCTGGGTCCTGCACCGCGGCCGCAAGAAG gcCACAGGCAGCCCGGTGTCCATCTTCGTGTATGACGTGAAGCCCGGGGCCGATGAGCAGACCCAGGTGGCCAAGGCTGCCTTCAAGCGCCTCAAAACTCTCCGGCACCCCAACATTCTGGCCTACATCGATGGGCTGGAG ACGGACAAATGCCTCCATGTAGTGACAGAGGCAGTGACCCCACTGGGAATGTACCTCAAGGAGCGAGCGGAGGCTGGTGGCTTGAAGGAGCTGGAGCTCTCCTGGGGCCTACACCAGATTGTG AAAGCCCTCAGCTTCCTGGTAAATGACTGCAGCCTCATCCACAACAACATCTGCATGGCTGCCGTGTTCGTGGACCGTGCCGGCGAGTGGAAGCTGGGGGGTCTGGACTACATGTATTCGGCCCAGGGCAATGGTGGGGGACCCCCCCGGAAGGGGGTCCCCGAACTTGAGCAGTATGACCCCCCGGAGTTGGCTGATGGCAGTGGCAGAGCAGTTAGAGAGAAATG GTCAGCTGACATGTGGCGCTTGGGCTGCCTCATCTGGGAAGTCTTCAATGGGCCCCTACCTCGGGCGGCTGCCCTGCGCAACCCTGGGAAG ATCCCCAAATCGCTGGTGCCCCATTACTGTGAACTAGTTGGAGCCAACCCCAAGGTGCGTCCCAACCCAGCCCGCTTCCTGCAGAACTGCCGGGCACCCGGCGGCTTCATGAACAACCGCTTTGTGGAGACCAACCTCTTTTTGGAAGAGATTCAG ATCAAAGAGCCGGCTGAGAAGCAAAAGTTCTTCCAAGAGCTGAGCAAGAGCCTAGACTCTTTCCCTGAGGATTTCTGCCGGCACAGGGTACTGCCCCAGCTGCTGACCGCCTTCGAGTTTGGCAATGCGGGAGCCGTGGTCCTCACACCGCTCTTCAag GTGGGCAAGTTTCTCAACGCTGAGGAGTATCAGCAGAAGATCATCCCTGTTGTGGTCAAGATGTTCTCATCCACTGACCGGGCCATGCGCATCCGCCTCCTACAGCAG ATGGAACAGTTTATCCAGTACCTTGATGAGCCAACAGTCAACACACAGATCTTCCCCCACGTTGTACATGGCTTCCTGGACACCAACCCTGCCATCCGAGAGCAGACAGTCAAG TCCATGCTGCTTCTGGCCCCAAAGCTGAACGAGGCCAACCTCAATGTGGAGCTGATGAAGCATTTCGCGCGGCTGCAGGCCAAGGATGAACAGGGCCCCATTCGCTGCAACACTACCGTCTGCCTGGGCAAAATCGGCTCCTACCTCAATGCCAGT acTAGGCACAGGGTCCTCACCTCCGCCTTCAGCCGTGCCACTAAGGACCCCTTTGCACCTTCCCGGGTGGCGGGGGTCCTGGGTTTTGCTGCCACCCACAACCTCTACTCGATGAACGACTGTGCCCACAAGAtcctgcctgtgctctgtggCCTGACCGTGGATCCCGAGAAATCCGTGCGAGACCAG GCCTTCAAGGCCATTCGAAGCTTCCTGTCCAAACTGGAGTCTGTGTCAGAGGACCCCACCCAGCTGGCTGAAGTGG AAAAGGATGTCCATGCGGCCTCCAGCCCAGGAATGGGAGGAGCCGCAGCCAGCTGGGCAGGCTGGGCTGTGACAGGAGTCTCCTCGCTCACCTCCAAGCTGATCCGTGCGCACCCAACAGCTGCCCCGGCTGAGCCCAACATCCCCCAGAGACCCACACCTGAGG GACTTcctgccctggcccccaccctTGTCCCTGCCACGTCCACAACCTCAGGCCACTGGGAGACACAAGAGGAGAGCACAGACACAGCGGAGGACAGCAGTGCTGCCGACAGATGGGATGATGAAGATTGGGGCAGCCTGGAG CAGGAGGCCGAATCTGTGTTGGCCCAGCAGGAAGACTGGAGTACTGGGGGCCAGGCTAGCCGTGGTGGGCAG GCACTACCTCTCCACCTGCAGACCAGCAATGTGGACCCCAAATCCCCTGAGTCAGACTGGAGCAGCTGGGAAGCCGAGGGCTCATGGGAGCAGGGCTGGCAGGAGCCAAGTCCCCCAGAACCGCCCCCTGAGGGCACAAGGCTGGCCAGCGAGTATAACTGGGGTGGCTCGGAGCCCAGTGACAAAGGTGATCCCTTTGCTGCCATGTCTGCACGACGGGAGGCTGGCACCCAG CTGAGACCTGATTCTTGGGGCGATGACAACTGGGAGGGTCTGGAGACAGAGAGCC GGCAAGGGAAGGCTGAGCTGGCCCGGAAAAAGCGCGAGGAGCGGCGGCGAGAGATGGAGGCCAAACGCGCAGAGAAGAAGGCAGCCAAGGGTCCCATGAAGCTGGGGACCCGCAAGCTGGATTGA